The sequence TTAGAGTATCTACAGTACCATCTGTACTACCATCGTCCACGATCACTATATGCTCTATAATCCCTAAAGATTCTAGCTCTTCGATGAGTCTACCGATCGTATCGACTTCATTCAGAGTAGGTATTACAACACTAACCCTCTTTGGATTCTTCAATACCTTCTCTTGATACTCGGAATGGCCCTTTTGATACTCATCCGCTGAATCTATCGATTCAAACATACTGAGATTCTATAGCGATTTTGTAGTTTTATCTCTTTTGCTACGATCGAATATTCCAATACTCCAATATCCCGATATTCCGATATATCGAATTAACAACGATTGGCAACAATGCATCGATATATCGATAGATGTTTCTATAATTCACATAACTACGATTTACATTCTTCGATCACCTAATGGTTATAGTTAATAGGAGGTATCTTCTAATTTGAGCTAAATGGGATTCCCACGCTGGCTCAACCTACTCATCTTGACCATAATCGGATTGGTACTCCTGATCGCCTCACTCTCGACCATCGAGTTGGAGGACTTCATCTCTGCGATGCATAGGCTTAAGTTGGAGATGGTGATCATGAGCACGATATCCTTCCTCCTATACTACTTGTTTAGAGGTATAAGATGGGTGATACTGCTGAGGCCGGTGAAGAACTCCGTCAGCCTAATCAACACATTTAGAATAACGATCATCGGCTACTTTGTAAATACCTTGATCCCCATTCGAGTGGGCGAGTTCGCACGGGCGATCCTCCTGAATAGAAAAGAAAGGGTCGGGGTATTCGAGGGTCTTTCATCGATCGCTGTAGAGAGGGTACTCGATCTATTCAGCATTTCCCTCATAGGTCTAATCGCTGTATCCTTCTTACCCCCAAATATCCCATACCCCTCATGGTTTATAGATAGCCTTTACTTGGTCTTTATACTCGCGTTAGCGATGATCTTGGTTATAGTATTCGCTACAGTGATGCAGATCGAGATTATAGGCTTCATAGAAAGGCTGTTAAAGAGGGCTTCGATCATCCCTAGCAAGTGGAGGGAAAAGCTTCTTAATATTATGAAGTCTATATTGGAGGGTGCTTCTGGCCTGAATCAGAGGCCCAGCCTGGTCGCTCTCAGTTTGATACTATCGTTGGTGATATGGGTCATGTACGCTCTATTCCTCTACTTCATATTTGAAGCGTTCACGTATCGGTTACATTGGAGTATGTGGATGCTGGGCGCAGCCCTGATGGCCATCTCATTCGCCTTTCCCGCCGCACCGGGGTTTGTAGGTACGTTCGAAGCTACCTGGATGATCGTATTCTCATTCGGCCTAAAGCTACCTGCTGAAATCACCATGCCGATAGGTATCTTCGCCCACATCATCGATGTACTCGTCGCTGTGATTCCAGGCTATCTCTGTGTATTATGGATGGGTATCAAAAGTAAGGAGTTGTTATCTCAACCAAGGCGTGATTAATCCAATATAACATTCGTGAAAAGCATTTTTCATGAATATGGATGAATATATGTTGGGCATTAAACGTTACATTCAAGGTTCAAATCTTTCAAACTTTATATGATTAGGCTTATAGAATTCGGTCTTATTGATTCCGAAAGGTAAATTAAGTATATCTACATATCCATTGTAGGTGATTGAATTGCACAAGGATCAAGTTATAGGTGTATTGATCCTCATTGGTAGTATAATTGGGATAGTGATATACGGTCTTCTAATATATTATTGGCCTCTCATAGTATTACAGATTACGGCATTCTTAGCTTTGGCAGTACTCTTGGGGATCGTTGCATGGATCGGTTGGACGATGGCGACCACACCACCA is a genomic window of Nitrososphaerales archaeon containing:
- a CDS encoding flippase-like domain-containing protein, with amino-acid sequence MGFPRWLNLLILTIIGLVLLIASLSTIELEDFISAMHRLKLEMVIMSTISFLLYYLFRGIRWVILLRPVKNSVSLINTFRITIIGYFVNTLIPIRVGEFARAILLNRKERVGVFEGLSSIAVERVLDLFSISLIGLIAVSFLPPNIPYPSWFIDSLYLVFILALAMILVIVFATVMQIEIIGFIERLLKRASIIPSKWREKLLNIMKSILEGASGLNQRPSLVALSLILSLVIWVMYALFLYFIFEAFTYRLHWSMWMLGAALMAISFAFPAAPGFVGTFEATWMIVFSFGLKLPAEITMPIGIFAHIIDVLVAVIPGYLCVLWMGIKSKELLSQPRRD